Within the Patescibacteria group bacterium genome, the region ACTGTTAAATTCGCATAAATTAGCTATATCAATTCGCATTAATTCGCTACCTCAGGTAATATAAAACACAACATGAAAGAGACGGTTATTTTCTTAATTTCATTTGTGTTATTAGCACTGTTAAGCTGGAAATTTTCAGCAGGAGTGTATCAATTAATAGGGGCTGGCGACTCCCCTGAATACATATTTGTTGCTGAAAGCCTAATACAAGACAGAGACATTTTTTTGGAAAACCAAGCACACAAATTTGTAATTCACAACCTCAACGACAAGGAAGAGGTAGAACCATACGCCATAAGGGAAACACCTCCTAATCAGCTAGACCTAAATGCGTTCTATCCCACCAACGTTATTCCCAAAGATGGGCACCTTCTCCCCTACCATCCGATTGGGCTCTCACTCTTAATTGCTCCCGCAGTAGCTATACTAGGAAAGTGGGGAGCTATGCTCACCATAAATCTTTGCGCAGCTCTCTTAGCCCTTGTTTTTTACAAATACACAAAGAGGTTTTCCCTTGCCTTCCTGCTAACTTTTTCCCCTCCCCTACTCTATCTATCTCTCCTCTGCTTTAACGAGATACCAACAGCTTTAATTATTTTTTATATTTTCACAGTTATTCAAAAGGAATGCCTGCCCCAAACAACGAAAGGAGTAATTACTACTGCCTTAGGACTGGGATTCCTGCCATGGCTCCACCCTAAATACTCGATAATTTCAGGGATTTTTATCTTATACTGCATATACAAAGTACAAAAAGACAATAACCTATCGCTCAAAAAAGCTACTTACAAAGTTCTAAAACACCCAATAACATTAACTAGTATCTTTTCCCCCATTCTACTGTTTTGCTTTTATCAACAAGTATATGGAACCTGGAGAGCTGCGCTTGCAACTGGTCATCCTGGAATAATAAATCCACTAAAAGGTTTGCTTGGCTTATTTTTGGGCCGCGAATACGGAATTATACTTCACGCTCCTTTGCTCCTTTTACCTTTGGGTAATATTCTCAAAAACAAAAAGGTGCAAAAAAAACATAGCCCTATACCTCCAACTATAATAGGCACATTCATTCTTGGAATCAGCCTTTTTGGCAACTGGCACGGAGGTGTGGCACCTGCCGGACGCTTAATTGCGCCCGCCATACCTTTCCTATTTCTTTATTTTCCAAGTCCAAAAACAATTACAAATCAGGTTGTTCAAACCTTGTTAGTAATTGCAACCGCCTGTCTAGTTCTAACAAACTTTGCGACACAAAAAACTCCAGGAGTAGTACTTCCTACTGGAAGAAATCACACTTTTCAACAATTACCGGGAGGAGGGCACCTTAACAATATCCTACCCTCCACAATAGACTCTTCTGGTAAGATAAAACCAATAAGCCTTTGGTGGGAGTAATTATGAAAAAAAGAATTATAAAAAATGCTGTTTTCCTTAGCTTAGCACTAATTGCAGTTGCTGCTACCTCAATAAAGGCGCTTACCAATTCCGATATTTGGCTTTGGCTCCGGGTGGGAGAAACTGTAGTAAAAGGAAAAATCATTCCCCAGCAAGATTTTCTCTCCCACACTGCTTGGGGGAGACCTTGGATAGTACATGGGTGGGGTTTTGGAGCTCTAACTTATTTAGCCTACACAATAGGAAATGAAATAGCACTAGCTTGCCTAAGACTAGCAATAAGCTTAGGAACATTTCTAGCTCTTTTCAAAAGAAGCAAAATCCTAAAGTCGGGAATCCCTCAGTTTGCAGCCGTCGCAACCACAGGCTTTTTTACTATTAGCAATGCTTGGATGCTTAGACCCCACATTTTGGGAGGTTTTCTTCTTACCTTTCTTCTCCTAACCATTGATCTCTACCGAATTAAAAACCCGAAATATATTCTCCTAGCTCCAATATTAATTCTTTTTTGGGCAAACACTCACGCAAGCTTACCTTTAGGACTTGTTCTTCTCTTTATTTTACTAGGAAGCGAACTCTCAGAAGATATTCTCTCTCCCCAAACAAAAGGGTCTTTTCAACCTCTAATCCAAAGCAAGAAAACAAAGTTGTTAAATATTGCTATTTTCTTAAGCATTCTTGCCTCTCTTGTAAATCCCTATGGTATTAAAATCTACCAGTACTTTTTTAAAATAAGTGACACTGTAAAACAGAATATTCTCGAGTGGCTACCTCTTGCCAACTTTCTCAATTGGGAAAATGCCCAATACTTTTTAATTTTCCTAGCAATAAGTCTGTTAGCCCTGATCTTAGTTGCAACCCTCCTGCCCACAAAAATTAGCCATTGGGAAATAGCTCTGACACTAATTTCAGCTTACCTTGCAATCTCCGCTCTTCGCCATATAGTAATTGCCGTCCTAATCCTAATTCCCTTGGTCTCAAAAAATATCACCATGCTTACTGAAAAGTTACGAGGGATAAAAAGGTACATCTTAGAAGCTCTTTTTGTCTTGTTAATAACTACTGTAGGCTTCAATGCAACAAAAAGTGTAGCAAAGGAAGGTTGGGGCTTGCGTTGGGATATTTTGTCACCCCAAGCAATCCAATTTCTAAAACAGAACCCCCCAAATGGAAAAATGTACAACCACTTTAACTTTGGAAGTATTTTGCTTTGGCATCTTTATCCTGACTATAAAAC harbors:
- a CDS encoding tetratricopeptide repeat protein, with product MKKRIIKNAVFLSLALIAVAATSIKALTNSDIWLWLRVGETVVKGKIIPQQDFLSHTAWGRPWIVHGWGFGALTYLAYTIGNEIALACLRLAISLGTFLALFKRSKILKSGIPQFAAVATTGFFTISNAWMLRPHILGGFLLTFLLLTIDLYRIKNPKYILLAPILILFWANTHASLPLGLVLLFILLGSELSEDILSPQTKGSFQPLIQSKKTKLLNIAIFLSILASLVNPYGIKIYQYFFKISDTVKQNILEWLPLANFLNWENAQYFLIFLAISLLALILVATLLPTKISHWEIALTLISAYLAISALRHIVIAVLILIPLVSKNITMLTEKLRGIKRYILEALFVLLITTVGFNATKSVAKEGWGLRWDILSPQAIQFLKQNPPNGKMYNHFNFGSILLWHLYPDYKTFIDGRVDMFAPDIYKEWLAAATDENNWESIFQKYQVSWVIFPTKDIWPGLKEKVNNGSWCVVFWDDTASIILKKENNTELCSALAYNYGNPFLPEDEITNYQQIIEEYKRSIKASPYNASTHNKLGKLYGELGEFEKAENEFQEAIEKNPTYVIPYLNLASLKEREDPQQSIKILEKAIKENPQAPQPYQELSQLYRQIWGDTKKANKYLKLYQKKSSK